In Sphingobacterium zeae, one genomic interval encodes:
- a CDS encoding CPBP family intramembrane glutamic endopeptidase: MTGQVFSLAAVMNGSANEMRLLLLMSSLGSFVIPAYLMDTREGYGIKYFRLDGKPNAIEFAYIFLAMLAFMPVMNLIGHWNESLKLPENMKSVQLWMEQSEKDSGDLIRGIIMESSILGFLFNIIVLALIPAIGEELLFRGVLQNIVGRWLHNPHVVIWIVAVIFSAIHLQFFGFVPRLLLGAFFGYLYLWSKNILLPIFGHFVNNAGATVISFYYTRQGKTYDELNAFELQSWWIYLVAFIFTLIFVLLFYRTTQKENNGERLEKN, encoded by the coding sequence ATGACGGGACAGGTTTTTTCATTAGCGGCGGTCATGAATGGATCGGCCAATGAAATGCGCCTTTTATTGTTAATGAGTAGTTTAGGGTCATTTGTGATTCCTGCTTATTTGATGGATACTCGGGAGGGCTATGGAATTAAGTATTTCCGTCTTGATGGTAAACCTAACGCAATAGAGTTTGCCTATATCTTTCTGGCTATGCTTGCTTTTATGCCGGTGATGAATTTGATCGGCCACTGGAATGAGTCGTTAAAACTTCCAGAGAATATGAAATCGGTACAGCTTTGGATGGAACAGAGTGAAAAGGATTCGGGAGATCTTATTCGGGGTATTATTATGGAATCGAGCATTCTTGGTTTTCTGTTCAACATTATTGTGTTGGCGCTAATACCTGCCATCGGAGAGGAATTGTTATTTCGAGGTGTTTTACAAAATATAGTCGGAAGATGGTTGCATAATCCGCACGTTGTTATCTGGATTGTAGCGGTTATTTTTAGTGCCATACATCTGCAATTTTTTGGTTTTGTACCTCGCTTGCTCTTGGGCGCTTTTTTTGGTTATCTCTATCTATGGAGCAAAAACATCCTATTGCCCATCTTCGGGCATTTTGTTAACAATGCGGGAGCTACGGTTATCTCATTCTATTATACTAGGCAAGGAAAAACCTATGATGAGCTTAATGCATTTGAGTTACAATCTTGGTGGATATATCTTGTAGCCTTCATTTTTACTCTTATTTTTGTACTCTTATTTTATCGAACAACGCAAAAAGAAAACAATGGAGAACGATTGGAAAAGAATTAA
- a CDS encoding putative signal transducing protein encodes MENDWKRIKTYTNAIQAEIVKQMLEEHGIPAVVLNKQDSSYLFGKIELYVNEGSIEMAERLIEEAEGDINL; translated from the coding sequence ATGGAGAACGATTGGAAAAGAATTAAAACATATACAAACGCTATTCAGGCGGAGATAGTCAAACAAATGTTGGAAGAGCATGGAATTCCTGCTGTTGTTTTGAATAAGCAAGATTCTTCTTATCTATTTGGAAAAATTGAACTTTATGTCAACGAAGGATCTATCGAAATGGCTGAACGACTAATTGAAGAAGCAGAAGGGGATATTAATTTATGA
- a CDS encoding phosphatidate cytidylyltransferase gives MKTRAITGVIFVAVMIAATLFGAYVYSIFFTLLSTWCLYEFYGIVSSDERAPNKWLGILLALLLFILGSLISLDLLNVKFLALMIPIVSVTYIVSLFQKRKFPFNDIAYTFLGIAYVTLPFFLFSKLGFMQGSFNYVLPLGFLILLWTNDTGAYLAGRSFGKRKLFERISPKKTWEGFFGGLILAIVAAVNLEKYFSYLPLWQWITVAVIISVVGTLGDLVESMLKRSLQVKDSGNILPGHGGFLDRFDGLLLAAPMVYVFLLLIN, from the coding sequence ATGAAAACAAGAGCAATAACAGGAGTAATCTTTGTAGCTGTCATGATAGCAGCCACTCTTTTTGGGGCATACGTTTACTCCATCTTTTTTACATTGCTCAGTACATGGTGCCTTTATGAATTTTATGGGATCGTTTCGTCGGATGAACGCGCTCCAAATAAATGGTTAGGCATATTATTGGCTTTGCTGCTATTTATTTTAGGTTCATTGATTTCATTGGACCTATTAAATGTAAAGTTTTTGGCGCTGATGATTCCTATTGTAAGCGTGACTTATATTGTTTCACTTTTTCAGAAACGAAAGTTCCCTTTTAACGACATCGCCTATACTTTTTTGGGAATAGCCTATGTTACACTGCCTTTTTTCCTATTTTCCAAACTAGGCTTTATGCAGGGTAGTTTTAATTATGTGCTTCCCTTAGGTTTTTTAATTTTATTGTGGACAAATGATACTGGCGCATATCTGGCTGGACGAAGCTTTGGAAAGCGTAAATTATTTGAAAGAATTTCGCCTAAAAAGACATGGGAAGGTTTTTTCGGAGGATTGATTTTGGCTATTGTTGCCGCGGTGAATCTGGAGAAGTATTTCAGTTATTTACCGCTTTGGCAATGGATAACTGTTGCGGTAATTATTAGCGTTGTGGGTACATTGGGGGATTTGGTCGAGTCTATGTTAAAGCGTAGCCTACAGGTCAAAGACTCGGGTAATATATTACCTGGGCATGGAGGGTTTTTGGATAGATTTGACGGATTGTTATTGGCGGCTCCAATGGTCTATGTTTTCTTACTTTTAATTAATTGA